A genomic window from Pseudomonadales bacterium includes:
- a CDS encoding MBL fold metallo-hydrolase: protein MVGLLKYLLIPFGILILLGAALVNVPAVQDLLLKRLMAAGIATVPGPDFDGLRVFMCGTSSPLPAPDRAQACVAVRAGNRLYLVDAGAGSARTLSLARIDLSQLRGVLLTHFHSDHIASLPDFNLNSWVAGRPDPLTVYGPVGVSQVVEGFNAAYALDTGYRVAHHGAELLPPELALMQSRIVAPGLVTEEDDLVITAYSADHFPVEPALLYRFDYRGRSVVISGDTLVNDSLIEAATDADLLLQDALSVPIIASLEEATAGNRVSKIFHDIPDYHAPTSDMERLLKATGVQQLALYHLVPPPMNFLLEKVFTRDLPAGVILTEDGMTFDLPAHSNDIIRY, encoded by the coding sequence ATGGTTGGACTGCTGAAGTACCTTTTGATTCCATTCGGCATTCTGATTCTCCTCGGTGCCGCACTGGTGAATGTGCCCGCGGTGCAGGATCTTCTGCTCAAAAGACTCATGGCCGCAGGGATTGCCACCGTACCGGGCCCCGATTTCGACGGCCTGCGTGTATTCATGTGCGGCACCTCCTCGCCGCTTCCGGCACCCGACCGGGCCCAGGCCTGTGTCGCGGTCAGGGCAGGCAACAGACTCTATCTGGTGGATGCGGGTGCGGGGTCCGCCCGCACGTTGAGCCTGGCGCGGATCGACCTGTCGCAACTGCGTGGTGTACTGCTCACCCATTTCCACTCGGACCACATCGCCAGCCTGCCCGATTTCAATCTGAATTCCTGGGTGGCCGGCCGACCGGACCCGCTGACCGTTTACGGTCCCGTCGGGGTAAGCCAGGTTGTCGAGGGCTTCAACGCCGCCTATGCCCTGGACACCGGTTACCGGGTGGCCCATCACGGCGCTGAACTGCTGCCCCCGGAACTCGCCCTCATGCAATCCCGGATCGTGGCACCGGGCCTGGTGACTGAAGAAGACGATCTGGTAATCACCGCCTACAGCGCTGACCACTTTCCGGTCGAACCGGCCCTCCTCTATCGCTTCGACTATCGCGGGCGTTCGGTGGTCATCAGCGGTGACACCCTGGTCAACGACAGCCTCATCGAAGCCGCCACCGATGCAGATCTGCTGCTTCAGGATGCCCTGTCGGTTCCCATCATCGCCTCGCTGGAAGAGGCCACTGCCGGTAATCGAGTGTCAAAGATCTTTCACGACATTCCCGACTACCATGCACCCACATCGGACATGGAACGGTTACTGAAGGCAACGGGCGTGCAGCAGCTGGCCCTCTATCACCTGGTGCCACCACCGATGAATTTTCTCCTCGAGAAGGTATTCACCCGGGATCTGCCAGCCGGTGTAATTCTGACCGAAGACGGCATGACCTTCGATCTGCCGGCGCACAGCAACGACATCATCCGCTACTGA
- the rdgC gene encoding recombination-associated protein RdgC translates to MFRNLRLYRVHGDWPESEEALSGRLLEVPFKPCGAYTERSAGFEAPVAGNPENLARRVAGADLFRLRAQTRLLPNAAVNEALEDRVEAFVSRSGREPGRREKRDLKDEVIAELMPRALLKSDRIWGLYLRSEGLLGIDTSSETYAERFLDKLRSAFGSLEVMPLGFKESVGRLMNPVFLGKGPSSFVVGRECRMKDPSVGTTSVSWMDVDLGDPSVQKHVRDGFKLDRLGMTFDEVVSFVLDETPMLRKIKFVGMAATEEGIELDEDPIARLDAEFVLLTGMLQRLMQAMKKQLGGYA, encoded by the coding sequence ATGTTCAGAAATCTGCGTCTTTACCGGGTTCACGGCGACTGGCCGGAATCCGAGGAAGCCCTTTCCGGCCGCCTGCTCGAAGTCCCTTTCAAACCCTGTGGTGCCTACACCGAGCGCAGCGCTGGATTCGAAGCCCCGGTGGCCGGTAATCCGGAGAACCTGGCCCGGCGTGTAGCGGGTGCAGATCTTTTCCGTCTGCGCGCCCAGACCCGCCTGCTGCCGAATGCGGCGGTCAACGAAGCCCTCGAGGATCGGGTGGAAGCCTTTGTGTCCCGATCCGGCCGGGAACCCGGACGTCGGGAGAAGCGCGACCTGAAGGATGAGGTCATCGCCGAGCTCATGCCCAGGGCGCTGCTCAAATCCGATCGGATCTGGGGACTGTATCTGCGTTCGGAAGGCCTGCTGGGCATCGACACATCCTCAGAGACCTACGCCGAGCGCTTTCTCGACAAACTTCGCTCGGCCTTCGGCAGTCTCGAGGTCATGCCGCTGGGATTCAAAGAGTCTGTCGGCCGTCTGATGAATCCGGTGTTTCTCGGCAAAGGACCGTCTTCCTTCGTGGTCGGACGTGAGTGCCGCATGAAGGATCCTTCGGTGGGCACCACCTCGGTGAGCTGGATGGACGTGGATCTGGGTGATCCGAGTGTGCAGAAACACGTGCGCGATGGTTTCAAACTCGACCGGCTTGGCATGACGTTTGATGAAGTGGTGAGCTTCGTGCTCGATGAAACACCCATGCTGCGCAAGATCAAGTTTGTCGGCATGGCAGCAACGGAAGAAGGCATCGAGCTCGACGAAGATCCGATTGCGCGGCTGGATGCTGAATTCGTGCTGCTCACCGGCATGCTGCAGCGGCTGATGCAGGCGATGAAGAAGCAGCTGGGTGGTTATGCGTGA